From the Candidatus Bathyarchaeota archaeon genome, one window contains:
- a CDS encoding metallophosphoesterase — protein sequence MLIGIISDTHDNLSAVEKAINYLNTQKTDLVLHAGDYVSPFVIPKFKQLNCKLIGVLGNNDGDHQLLKTRFDETPNCQLHGRFAQITTPKDFTIAMLHGDENELLNALISHTNFDAIIYGHHHKTVNATQGKTLIINPGELCGYLTGKQTLALLDTEKREAKIIEI from the coding sequence ATGCTTATTGGAATCATATCAGACACCCACGACAACCTCTCAGCCGTGGAAAAAGCCATAAACTACCTCAACACCCAAAAAACCGACCTCGTACTCCACGCAGGCGACTACGTCTCACCTTTTGTCATACCCAAATTCAAACAGCTAAACTGCAAACTCATAGGCGTCCTTGGCAACAACGACGGCGACCACCAACTCCTCAAAACCCGCTTCGACGAAACCCCAAACTGCCAACTCCACGGACGCTTCGCACAAATCACCACCCCAAAAGACTTCACCATCGCTATGCTTCACGGAGACGAAAATGAACTTCTCAACGCCCTGATTAGCCACACAAACTTCGACGCCATAATCTATGGGCACCATCACAAAACAGTTAACGCAACCCAAGGCAAAACCCTCATCATAAACCCTGGAGAGCTCTGCGGTTACCTAACAGGCAAACAAACTCTCGCACTGTTGGATACCGAGAAACGCGAAGCAAAAATAATCGAAATCTAA
- a CDS encoding winged helix-turn-helix domain-containing protein, whose translation MTSWLTDISSKRRDKLLIISEILEISKDGSLKTQIMYRANLSFAQLVDYLRFLEKNRLMKKVNNADKDTYYTTEKGMDFLQRHHEIMELLSEATDARCDIQSPPERLLRRP comes from the coding sequence ATGACCTCTTGGCTTACAGATATTTCATCTAAACGCCGTGATAAACTGCTCATTATAAGTGAAATTTTAGAAATCTCAAAGGATGGTTCCTTAAAAACGCAGATTATGTACCGAGCTAACCTGAGCTTTGCGCAGCTAGTGGATTACTTAAGGTTCCTAGAAAAGAACAGGTTGATGAAAAAGGTCAACAACGCCGATAAAGACACCTACTACACAACTGAGAAAGGCATGGATTTCCTTCAGCGTCACCACGAAATCATGGAGTTGCTTAGCGAAGCCACCGATGCCCGCTGCGACATTCAATCCCCACCCGAAAGACTCCTCAGACGCCCCTAA
- a CDS encoding HAD family hydrolase, giving the protein MAPKAVLFDMFDTLMMIEKDHAFYSPAVKRMHSFIVQNGIDVSFAAFRDAYIKARDALYDAADATMEEPHFNMRVKNALQLLGYSADENSPLITGATNAFCLEFMNYVRIDENAAAVLQQLHGKYRLGLVSNFAIPECVTDLLAQHNLDKLFEVIIVSGAVNRRKPNPDIYHYALKKMQLTPQETVFVGDTVDADIKGPKEIGMKTIYINRRPQKDLEATCPDQIITTLTQLPEAIQKC; this is encoded by the coding sequence ATGGCGCCTAAAGCTGTACTGTTTGACATGTTCGACACGCTCATGATGATTGAGAAAGACCACGCGTTTTACAGCCCCGCTGTGAAGCGTATGCACAGTTTTATCGTCCAAAACGGCATAGACGTTTCGTTTGCAGCTTTCCGAGACGCCTACATCAAAGCCCGCGACGCCCTCTACGACGCCGCAGACGCCACCATGGAAGAACCCCACTTCAACATGCGCGTCAAAAACGCCCTCCAACTCTTAGGCTACAGCGCAGACGAAAACAGCCCCCTAATCACAGGAGCAACAAACGCTTTTTGCCTAGAATTCATGAACTACGTGCGCATCGACGAAAACGCCGCCGCCGTCCTGCAGCAGTTGCACGGAAAATACCGCTTAGGCCTTGTTTCCAACTTTGCCATACCCGAATGCGTCACCGACCTGCTTGCACAGCACAACCTTGACAAACTCTTCGAAGTCATCATCGTCTCAGGCGCAGTCAACCGACGTAAACCCAACCCCGACATCTACCACTACGCCCTCAAAAAAATGCAGCTAACCCCCCAAGAAACCGTCTTCGTCGGAGACACCGTAGACGCCGACATCAAAGGACCCAAAGAAATCGGCATGAAAACCATCTACATCAACCGCCGACCCCAAAAAGACCTCGAAGCAACCTGCCCCGACCAAATCATAACAACCCTAACCCAGTTGCCCGAAGCCATACAAAAATGCTAA